The DNA region CTTCGCTGCGGGGCCCTCGCCGCCCTGACGCTCCCGGATCAATGCCAGATACCGTCAACAAAGCAGCTTTGCGCATCGTAGAGACGCCGCGCCCCGTCGAACCGGCCGTCGTACGCATCGCCATTCCCGAGCGGGCCGAAACGCCTCCGGCGGAGCGCTACATCATGACGCTCCCCCGCAAGGTGGTGCGCGTCCTCGCCGACTCGGCGGTGGTGGGCTGGGCCGTGCTCGTCTCGGCGTGGCTGCTGGGTGTACGCGCGGAAACGGCGCTCATGGCCACCGGGGTGCTGCTGCTCACCTATCCGCTCGCGTTCTACCTGAGCGGAATGTACGAGATCGACGTGCGCGTCAGCGGGCGCCGTACCCTTCAGCGGCTGGTGATGGCCTCGGTCCTGGTGGCGGGGATCGCCGCGCCCCTGGCGTACCTGCTGGACTCGCTGCGGCTCCCCCATGCCCTGCTGCTGTCGGTGCTGGCCCTGGTGATGCTGGTGCACCCCGTGTGTAACAAGGTGCTGAACTGGGTGATGCACGTGTCGCTGCCCCCGCTGCGGGTGGCCATCGTGGGAAGCGGCGAGGCGGCCGAGGCGCTGGTGCGGGTGATGAAGGGAAGCCGGGCCCACGAGGTGGTGGCGGTGTGCGCCGACGGGGGCACCACCCTTCGCCGGATCGTGGCGTCGCGCCGTTCGGGGGGCGAAGCCCTTCGCGACGGGGTGGAGCAGATCATCGTGGCCGTCACCGGGCCGCTCTCGCAGGCGACGCTCGACGTGCTGCTGGAGGCGCGCACGCACGGGGTTCCCGTCACCGACATCATCCCCCCGTACGAGGCGCTCACCGGACGCGTTCCCGTGAACCACCTCACCAAGGAGTGGGTGGCGTTCGCCTCGGGGTTCCTCCCGCACCGACGGTTCGAGGCCAAGGTCAAGCGGCTGGTCGACATCGGCGCGTCGCTGGCCCTGCTGCTGCTGTTCCTTCCCGTCGGCCTGGTGGTGGCGCTGCTGGTGCGCCTGGACTCGCCGGGGCCGGTGTTCCACCGGCAGAAGCGGGTGGGCGCCAACAGCCGCGTCTTCGAGATCGTAAAGTTCAGGACCATGCGCGCCGACGCCGAGCGGGGCACCGGGGCGGTGTGGGCGGCGCGCAACGACACCCGGATCACCCGATTGGGCAAGTGGCTGCGGCTGTCGCGCCTGGACGAGTTTCCGCAGCTGGTGAACGTGCTGCGGGGCGAGATGAGCCTGGTGGGCCCGCGCCCCGAACGCCCCGAGTTCGTGCGGCTGCTGGCCGAGCGGGTGCCCTACTACGAGCTGCGGCACCTGGTGAAGCCGGGGATCACGGGGTGGGCGCAGGTGTGCTACCCGTACGGCGCCTCGGTCGAGGACGCCCGCGTCAAGCTGGAGTACGACCTGTACTACATCCGCCACCGTACGCCGCTCTTCGACGTGCGGGTGATGGCCAAGACGCTCAGCGTGCTGCTCTTCGCCCAGGGCAGCCGCTAGGCGACGTGCGCGGCGGGGACGAAGGGGCCGGGTGAAGCGAGCTTCACCCGGCCCCTTGCGTTTCGCGGACCGCGCGTTCCGCCGCCCGGGCGATGAACAGCCCCACTGGCAGCAGCAGCGCCCATTCCTTCCCCCGCCGCACCAGCACGCGGGCGGCGCGCTCGGCCCGCGGTGCGTGGCGCCGCAGCCAGGCCAGCGGCGCAAAGGCCGAGGCGATGCCCAGCGTGTGCGCCCCGCTCGCCGACGGCGCTCCCGACCGCGCCGCCACCGCGGCGCTGCCGGCCAGCCAGGCGTATTCCAGCACGGCGCCGCGCAGCCCCCAGCGCGGAAAGGCTTCCGTCATCAGGTAGCTCCCGGCCGCCGTGAGCGCGAAGCCGTCGGCCCCCACCCCGGCGCCGTTCGCGATGGCCACGGCCCGCTCCAGCTGCGCGGTCACCGGCGCCGCCTGCGCCTCGCGGGCCGCCGCCGCGCGCACGGCGTGCAGGTCGCCGGGCGCGCACCGGGCCACCGCGTCCGCGATCAGGAGCAGGTCGCGCAGGCGCCCGCGCCGGTCGGGGTGGTGCACGGCGGAGTGCACCAGCAGGTGGAGCAGGTGGTCGGCGGGGTGAAGCACCCGCAGCGGCGAGTGGGCGACGGGAACGGCGCGGTCCAGCGCGGCGGGCGGGAGGCCGGGGGCGGTGGTGTGGATCTCCACCGGCAGCCCCGCTTCCTGCGTGCGCACCGCCAGCCGGTGCGAGGCGGCCCGGCCCTGCCCCTGGAACCCGGACCGGTCCAGCGCCTCCGCCACCGCACGCGCCGCGGCGGGGGTGCCCAGCACGTCGACGTCCTGCATGGGCACCTGCCGCCCCCCGTACAGCAGCGGCGCCGCCCCCTTCAGCACCACCAGCGACACTCCCGGCCCGCGCACCGCCTGGCCCAGGCGGCGCAGTTCCGCCCGTGCGGAGAGGACGCTGCGGCTTTCGTCCACGGCCTGCGCGCGGATGGCCCGGCTCCCGGCGGGGTCGTCCGCCGCGGCGCCGCGTGCCGCCAGGGCGAGCGCGCACCGCTCCACCCCCAGGAACAGCCCCCATCCCGCCGGGGAAACCGGGGGCGGGGGGAGCGGGGGACCGGGCGAGGAAAGAACTTGCAGCGCCCACTCCCGCAGGTGAAGGGCGCCCAGCACGGGTTCGGAGGTGCGCGGCATGTACGGGGGAGCGCAAAGGGGAACGGCGAGCGCCGGAAAATGGACCGGCGCCCGGGGCCGTGCAAGCCGCCTGCCGCGGACGCCCGGGTTGCCGCACGGCCGGGAGACGCCTATGTTCTCCCGGTTTTTTCACGTTCCGGCCCGCCCCGAGAGCAAGGACGAATGACGCAGGAGCCCGCAGTCGAGCAGCTGATCGCGCGCGGCAGGGACGCGCTGGCGCGCAGCCAGTACCTGTCCGCGCTGGACGACCTGCAGGCCGCCGCCACGCAGCGCCCCGGGTTCGCCGACGTGCAGAACATGCTGGGGCTGTGCCTGTCGATGCTGGGGCGCGCCGACGAGGCCCTGGCCGCCTTCGGGCGCGCCACCGAGCTCAACCCGGGCTACGTCGAAGCGCACGTGAACCAGGCGATCACCCTCAACGACCTGGGCCGGGTGGACGAGGCGCGCGAGTCGTTCCGCCGCGCCGCCGAGGCCGACGAGGCCAAGGGCGGGCGCTTTCCGTCCGCCGCGGCTGCGCGCATCGCCAACCTCCATCGCGAGCTGGGGGACGCGTACGAACAGGCCGGCGCGCCGGAAGAGGCGGTGGCGCAGTACCGCGCCGCCGTGGGGATCCGCCCGCAGTTCCTGGACATCCGCACCCGCCTGGGCCGCACCCTCATCGAGATGGGGAGCCTGGACGAGGCCGCCGCCGAGCTGGAGGCCGTGCTCGACCAGAACCCCGGGTTCGCCCAGGCGCGCGCCAACCTGGGGCTGGCCCGCTTTCGCGCGGGCGACCTGGACGCCGCCGAGCGCGAGTGGCGGCGCTGCCTGCAGCAGCAGCCCGGCAACGCGCAGGTTTCCGCCTACCTGGGCATGCTGGAGCGGCGCCGCGGCGAGGCCCGGTCCGCGTGACCCGCACCCGAGAGAACCTGCGGACGCTCCGCGGGTACATGCAGCCCATGACTTACCAGACACCCATCCGCCGGGCCCTCGTGGCCCTTGCCGCCGCCGCCACCCTGGGGGGCTGCGCCATCTTCCGCACCCCGCCGCCGCTCACCCTGGAGTCGGCGTACGCCCAGGGAATGCGGGCCTACGAGGCCGGCCGCTGGCGCCGCGCCGCCGAGCTCCTCACCCAGTTCGTGACCGCGGCCGGCGCCGACGCGCGGCTCAAGCCCGCGCTGATGGCGCTGGGCCGCAGCCACATGCAGTCGCGGGACTACGTGACCGCCGCCTCCGACTACCTGCGGGTGGCCACCGAGTTTCCCTCGGACCCCGAGGCCATCCAGGCGCGGTTCGGCCTCTGCCAGGCGTACCACAGCCTGTCGCCGCGGGCGCAGCTGGACCAGGAGTACACGGTGGCGGCCATCACCTACTGCGACTCGTACGCCTCGCTGTACCCCGCCACCCCCGACGCCACGCAGGCCCGCGAGTGGATCACGGCCATGCGGCACAAGCTGGCCGAAAAGGCGTACCAGAACGGGTTCTTCTACTTTCGCCGCGGCCTGTACGACGCCTCGCTGGTGTACTTCAACGAGGTGATGGACTCGTACTCCGACACTCCGTCGGCCGCCCCCGCGCTGCTGCGGCTGGTGGAGGCGTACGGCCGCATGGGGTACGACGAGGAAGAAGCCGCCGCCCGGGCGCGGCTGCTGCGCGAGTTCCCGCAGAGCGCCGAGGCCCGCATGCTTCCCGCCGCGGCCCCGGCCGACTCGGCCGACTCGGCCGGGCGCTGACGCGGCCCGTGCGCCTGGGGGTGTACGGCGGCACCTTCGACCCGCCGCACCTGGGGCACCTGGTGGCCGCGTCGGACACGTGCGAGGCGCTGGGGCTGCACCGGGTGCTGTGGGTGCCCTCGGCCGTCCACCCGCTGAAGGCGGGGCGGGTGCGCACCCCGCCGGCGCTGCGGCTGGAGATGGTGCGCGCCGCCATCGCCGGCGACCCGCGCTTCGCCGCCGACGACCTGGAGCTGCGCAGGCAGGGCCCGTCGTACACGGTCGATACGCTGCGGGAGCTGCGCGCGCGCGAGCCCGCCGCCGAGCTGTTCTTCATCACCGGCGCCGACATCCTGGCCGAGCTCCATCGCTGGCGCGAGCCCGACGAGGTGCTTCGCCTGGCCACGCTGGTGGTGGTTTCGCGGGCGGGCGAGGCGCTTTCGCCGTCCGGGGGCGCCGCGGCACGGGCCGTGGAGATCACCCGCGTGGACGTTTCGTCGACGCAGGTCCGCCGCCTAGCCGCGGCGGGCAAGAGCATTCGATACCTGGTTCCCGAGGCCGTGCGCGCCGTCATCGAGCGCGAGCGGCTGTACCGGGACCTTTCCCATTGATCAGGCTGAAGGAACGCAGATGCTGAAGAGCCTCGTACACGCCGTGTTCGGCACGCGCCACACGCGCGAGCTGAAGCGGCTGCGGCCCGTCGTGGAACAGATCAACGCCCATTTCGAGCGGCTGAAAGACGTGTCCGACGACGAGCTGCGCGGGCAGACCGCGCGCTTCCGCGAGCGCATCGCCGAGGCCACGTCGGAGGTGGAGGCCGAGCTGGGCGACCTTCGCGCCCAGCGCCGCCAGTCCGAGGACGCCGCCGAGCGCGAGGCGCTGTCGCAGGCCATCGGCGACGCCGAAAAGCGGCTGAACGCCGAGCTGGAGGCGGTGCTCGACGAGATCCTGCCCGAGGCGTTCGCAACGGTGAAGGCGGCGGCGCACCGGCTGGTGGGCTCCGAGGCGCAGGTGACGGGGCGCACCCTGAGCTGGGACATGGTGCACTACGACGTGCAGCTGATCGGCGGCATGGCGCTTCACCACGGGCGCGTGGCCGAAATGGCCACTGGCGAGGGGAAGACCCTGGTGGCCACCCTGCCGCTGTACCTGAACGCGCTGGCCGGCCGCGGGGCGCACCTGGTGACGGTGAACCCGTACCTGGCGCAGCGCGACAGCGAGTGGATGGGGCACCTGTACGGGTTCCTGGGGCTCACCGTGGGGTGCATCGACCTTCACGAGCCCAACACCCCCGAGCGCCGCGCCGCCTACGGCGCCGACATCACCTACGGCACCAACAACGAGTTCGGCTTCGACTACCTGCGCGACAACATGGTGCACGAGGTGGGGCAGCGCGTGCAGCGCGGCCACCACTACGCCATCGTCGACGAGGTAGACTCGGTGCTGATCGACGAGGCGCGCACCCCGCTGATCATCTCCGGCCCGGTGGGCACGGGGACCAACGCGGCGTACGCCCGCTACAACCCGTCCGTGTCCGACCTGCACCGCCGCCAGACGCGGCTGGTGAACGAGCTGATCGCGCAGGCCGAAAAGGACATCGAAGGGGGCGACACCTACGCCGCGGGCGAAAAGCTCTTCCTGGCCCGCCGCGGCTCGCCGCGGAACAAGCGGCTGCAGAAGATGCTGAACGACGACCCCGGCCTGGTGAAGGTGATCGGCAAGGTCGAGCGCGACTACATGATGGACAAGCGCGTCCACGAGTTGGAGGAGAACCTCCTGTACTCCATGGACGAAAAGGGCCACACCATCCACCTGACGGACCAGGGGCTCGACGTGCTGGCCCCGGACGACCACGACGCCTTCGTGGTCCCCGACATCTCCGAGGCGGTGCACCGGGTGGAGCTGGACGCCTCGCTTTCGCTGGACGAGAAGCGCGACCGCAAGGACGAGCTGGAGCGCGAGTACGCCGACAAGAGCGAGCGCATCCACATCATCCACCAGCTGCTCAAGGCGTACACGCTTTTCAACAAGGACGAGCAGTACGTCATCCAGAACGGCGAGGCGATGATCGTCGACGAGTTCACCGGCCGCATGATGCCCGGCCGGCGCTGGAGCGACGGGCTTCACCAGGCGGTGGAGGCCAAGGAAGGCGTGGCGGTGAAGGCCGAGACGCAGACGCTGGCCACCATCACCATCCAGAACTACTTCCGGATGTACGACAAGCTCGGCGGCATGACGGGCACCGCCGAGACCGAGGAGGGCGAGTTCCACCAGATCTACGGGCTCGACGTGATGGTGATCCCCACCAACCGTCCCGCCCAGCGCCAGGACCGCCACGACCTGGTGTACAAGACCAAGCGCGAAAAGCTGAACGCCATCGTCGAAGAGGTGCGCCGGCTTCACGCGATGGAGCTGCCCGTTCTCGTCGGAACCGTGAGCGTGGACACCTCCGAGACGCTTTCGCGCATGCTGAAGCGCGCGGGGGTGCCGCACGAGGTGCTGAACGCCAAGTACCACCAGCGCGAGGCCGAGATCGTGTCGCTGGCGGGGCAGGCGGGCGCGGTGACCATCGCCACGAACATGGCCGGCCGCGGCACCGACATCAAGCTGGGCGAGGGCGTCACCGCCCCACGCACCATCGCCTGGCTCAAGCAGCGCGGGGCAGACCTCAAGGCGCTCAGCACCTCGCCCGACCCGGCCACGGTGGTGGACCTGACCACGCAGGCCGACGACTTCGAG from Longimicrobium sp. includes:
- a CDS encoding tetratricopeptide repeat protein, yielding MTQEPAVEQLIARGRDALARSQYLSALDDLQAAATQRPGFADVQNMLGLCLSMLGRADEALAAFGRATELNPGYVEAHVNQAITLNDLGRVDEARESFRRAAEADEAKGGRFPSAAAARIANLHRELGDAYEQAGAPEEAVAQYRAAVGIRPQFLDIRTRLGRTLIEMGSLDEAAAELEAVLDQNPGFAQARANLGLARFRAGDLDAAEREWRRCLQQQPGNAQVSAYLGMLERRRGEARSA
- a CDS encoding sugar transferase, yielding MPDTVNKAALRIVETPRPVEPAVVRIAIPERAETPPAERYIMTLPRKVVRVLADSAVVGWAVLVSAWLLGVRAETALMATGVLLLTYPLAFYLSGMYEIDVRVSGRRTLQRLVMASVLVAGIAAPLAYLLDSLRLPHALLLSVLALVMLVHPVCNKVLNWVMHVSLPPLRVAIVGSGEAAEALVRVMKGSRAHEVVAVCADGGTTLRRIVASRRSGGEALRDGVEQIIVAVTGPLSQATLDVLLEARTHGVPVTDIIPPYEALTGRVPVNHLTKEWVAFASGFLPHRRFEAKVKRLVDIGASLALLLLFLPVGLVVALLVRLDSPGPVFHRQKRVGANSRVFEIVKFRTMRADAERGTGAVWAARNDTRITRLGKWLRLSRLDEFPQLVNVLRGEMSLVGPRPERPEFVRLLAERVPYYELRHLVKPGITGWAQVCYPYGASVEDARVKLEYDLYYIRHRTPLFDVRVMAKTLSVLLFAQGSR
- a CDS encoding outer membrane protein assembly factor BamD, yielding MTRTRENLRTLRGYMQPMTYQTPIRRALVALAAAATLGGCAIFRTPPPLTLESAYAQGMRAYEAGRWRRAAELLTQFVTAAGADARLKPALMALGRSHMQSRDYVTAASDYLRVATEFPSDPEAIQARFGLCQAYHSLSPRAQLDQEYTVAAITYCDSYASLYPATPDATQAREWITAMRHKLAEKAYQNGFFYFRRGLYDASLVYFNEVMDSYSDTPSAAPALLRLVEAYGRMGYDEEEAAARARLLREFPQSAEARMLPAAAPADSADSAGR
- a CDS encoding nucleotidyltransferase family protein, translated to MPRTSEPVLGALHLREWALQVLSSPGPPLPPPPVSPAGWGLFLGVERCALALAARGAAADDPAGSRAIRAQAVDESRSVLSARAELRRLGQAVRGPGVSLVVLKGAAPLLYGGRQVPMQDVDVLGTPAAARAVAEALDRSGFQGQGRAASHRLAVRTQEAGLPVEIHTTAPGLPPAALDRAVPVAHSPLRVLHPADHLLHLLVHSAVHHPDRRGRLRDLLLIADAVARCAPGDLHAVRAAAAREAQAAPVTAQLERAVAIANGAGVGADGFALTAAGSYLMTEAFPRWGLRGAVLEYAWLAGSAAVAARSGAPSASGAHTLGIASAFAPLAWLRRHAPRAERAARVLVRRGKEWALLLPVGLFIARAAERAVRETQGAG
- the secA gene encoding preprotein translocase subunit SecA — translated: MLKSLVHAVFGTRHTRELKRLRPVVEQINAHFERLKDVSDDELRGQTARFRERIAEATSEVEAELGDLRAQRRQSEDAAEREALSQAIGDAEKRLNAELEAVLDEILPEAFATVKAAAHRLVGSEAQVTGRTLSWDMVHYDVQLIGGMALHHGRVAEMATGEGKTLVATLPLYLNALAGRGAHLVTVNPYLAQRDSEWMGHLYGFLGLTVGCIDLHEPNTPERRAAYGADITYGTNNEFGFDYLRDNMVHEVGQRVQRGHHYAIVDEVDSVLIDEARTPLIISGPVGTGTNAAYARYNPSVSDLHRRQTRLVNELIAQAEKDIEGGDTYAAGEKLFLARRGSPRNKRLQKMLNDDPGLVKVIGKVERDYMMDKRVHELEENLLYSMDEKGHTIHLTDQGLDVLAPDDHDAFVVPDISEAVHRVELDASLSLDEKRDRKDELEREYADKSERIHIIHQLLKAYTLFNKDEQYVIQNGEAMIVDEFTGRMMPGRRWSDGLHQAVEAKEGVAVKAETQTLATITIQNYFRMYDKLGGMTGTAETEEGEFHQIYGLDVMVIPTNRPAQRQDRHDLVYKTKREKLNAIVEEVRRLHAMELPVLVGTVSVDTSETLSRMLKRAGVPHEVLNAKYHQREAEIVSLAGQAGAVTIATNMAGRGTDIKLGEGVTAPRTIAWLKQRGADLKALSTSPDPATVVDLTTQADDFEVETGGLHIIGSERHESRRIDRQLRGRAGRQGDPGASQFFLSLEDDLMRLFGSDRIASIMDRLGAEEGEVITHPWITNSISGAQKRVEMQNFEARKRLLDYDDVMNQQREVIYDLRTFALEGGEELKGEVWEMIERALPVVVDEYAPAGAATEEWDVAGLRQRLMLDFMLTADRLPANEGDAPGFAGRAELDDYLVEAAREHYHDKLDRFGEAADAVLRFVVLNTIDEKWKDHLYDLDHLKASIGFRGWGQKDPLLEYKKEAYDMFEDLMTDLYQSAARFVYRAQLAPMAPPPPPPPMTFSGPAADAELGVADEARERDEQPAPAPPPPPRRASLGINPYTAVPPKPREMHTNREEPGAPKPAPTPAVGRNEPCPCGSGKKYKNCHGKA
- the nadD gene encoding nicotinate-nucleotide adenylyltransferase produces the protein MRLGVYGGTFDPPHLGHLVAASDTCEALGLHRVLWVPSAVHPLKAGRVRTPPALRLEMVRAAIAGDPRFAADDLELRRQGPSYTVDTLRELRAREPAAELFFITGADILAELHRWREPDEVLRLATLVVVSRAGEALSPSGGAAARAVEITRVDVSSTQVRRLAAAGKSIRYLVPEAVRAVIERERLYRDLSH